The genomic region CTTGTGTAACTTCGGGTAGAATCGTAATCATCGCTGTCACAATTCCGGACTTCTCCAAAGCCCGGGCATACAGCCCGAGAACGTTGTGGCAGGAACCTCAGCCGGGAACCAGTAATGCGATGTCCACCTGTTCATTTGTAAGGTCGAAAACCGCTTTTGGTATGGACTCGGTCTCAACCAGAGTTGTGTCCAAAATGCCTCCGTTCAAACCTATATTCACGTTGGAAACAGCGCCAATCACGCCGTTTTCCGCCAATTCCCTGATTTGTTGGAGCGGAAAAACCACTGAGGGATCTGCCTTGGCAAATTTTGTATCGTAATAGATATGGGTGATTTCAAGATCTTCAGCTTTCGCATCCGATGAAATGATTCGAATTGTGTGATCTCCTGCAGGATTATCGACATTAAAAGGGGGATCGGATTTCAAATGAACTCCGGCGGTAGTAATCAAAGCCACTTTACACTGATCAAGGGGTTTCTGCAGGAGGGCTTCGGGAACATTCTCATTCTTTCTCACGTGTTTCAGGGTAAATTTTTTATATGATTCAATAAAATTTGATGAGTACGCCACTGCTATTTTCGATTTTATTTTGGTACTCCACTTCACAAGTTATCACTCCCTTGTAATCAAATGCTCAGTTATTAGAGGTATATCGGCTCCACTTTTTATAGAAGAAAAAGATTACCACCAAAAAGGTCAAATTCAGGATGTGTATAAATTCGTCACCAATGTCCCCTGTAGTGACTAAGTGAGAAATAAAAAGGATTGAAATAACCCCGTTATAGAACATTAGCACAGGTAGTAAGCCGTGAATATATTGGGGCTTAAAGGCTGCAAGGAAAATAGAAACTGTTACAGCCAGAGCGAGAGTTCCATATTCCAGAATCATGTGGTCTGAGATAAAATGTTGCTCTTTCAGAAACACAGGTACGATAAACTGAGCTAACTGAAAGATTCCTGCTGCTGCCAAGCTCCATTGAAGTCTTTTCAGCCACTTCTTTGAGCCAAGATCTATGGTCTGCATGAGTTTATAACGAATTTCGTTTCGTACTTGATTGGGTACATGAAAAGTAAATATCCTATGCAATGACTGTAATACCAAAGCCATTTCTTGGTTAGAGATATCCGTAGATTTCCCTTGTTTAATCAACTCGATATCGCGGTCAAGTTGGTCCGCTTCAAGAAGTTCCTGATTCATAAGCACCACTCCCGCAGCTTCTTAATTGTCCTATGAATCATCATCTTGGTTGTACCCTCATTTAATCCGAGCAACGTGCCGATTTCTCTACTTGTTAAGTCGGATCCAAATCGTAGTGATAGCGCTTCCACTTCCCTATGGCCTAACCTCCTGAGATTCCTGGAAAGACAATTAATAAGGTCTCGCTTAACCGCTTCTTCCTCAGGTGTCTCGGAAGAATCGGTCACTTGCACCTCTTGAATATCCACTGTTACATCCCCCTTTTTTCGCAACCAGTCGATGACTACACGATGTGTGATGGTAAAAAGCCAGGTCCTTACAGAAGCCTTGTCAGGATTGAAACGATCCCATGCTTTGTAAGCTCGAAGGAATACTTCACTTGTTAGATCCTCAGCGTCTTGAGGATGGGCAACCTTCGCTTTGATATACCGCCATATTTGGTCAACATGGAGATCATACACTTGCAAAAATTGCTCCGAGAGGTTTTTCTTAGTCGTTATCATCAAATCCCCTCTTTCGTCGAATCCGGTCCGCAGGAAAACAGGTACAAATTTTCTCATTAGGAAATACGAAACAACAGTGATTTTGTAACATGAATGTTTTAAAAATATTTGGTTATTGATTGATATGTAGAGATAACGGTTGAATCTAACATTCTCAGAATCTAGCATATGCGGGAAGGATGAAATTCGAACTGCAAGACCAAGTTTGAACTGGAAGCGGTACTGACGTGATAGTATACTGAATTATTATAGAAACATTTCAGTAGTATGCAAAGACAAAGACCAGCCTATTCACCTTGTGAACAAGCCGGTCTTTGTCGATCATCGCATGAATTTTATTTTTAAACCGTAACCTTGGCTGCAGCGAACTTTTTGGCCGTTTCGCGTGCGCGTTCAATCGCTTTGGCTTTGATGTTCTCCGCCTCATTCGGCATTTGGGCCATACCTTCCACGATCACGGAGTCAATTGAAGGAACGCCGAGGAAAGTCAATACTGCCCGGAGATATCGGTCGCCAAATTCGAAATCCTTCGCGGGTCCTTCCGAGTAGACACCGCCGCGTGCCTGAATATGAACGGCCGCTTTGTCGGTCAAAAGTCCTACGGAACCTTGTTCCGTGTATTTAAAGGTTTTTCCGGCGATACAGATCGTATCGATATAAGCTTTCATTTTCGGAGGGAAACTGAAGTTCCACATTGGAGTTACGAAGATATATTTGTCAGCCGCCACGAACTGATCTGTCAATTCGTTGATTCTGCCCACTTTCGCCTTTTCGTCGGCAGTCAACTGATCGAATGCGGTACCCTGCTGAAGTTTGCCCCAACCGCTGAAAACGTCTGTATCAATATACGGAATATCAATTTTGTACAGGTCGAGTTCGATAATTTCATCGTTGGGGTTCTGTTGGCGATAAGTGCTTAAAAATTCGTTAGCCACCGACAAACTGAAAGACTGGTCCGCTGTTTTGGGATTCGCTGTGATGTATAGGACTTTTGCCATTTTTTCATCGTTCCTTTCCGGATTGAAGATCCTTTTTAGCAACCCGATCATGGGGTTCACCTCAGTTCTTTGGTGCTGTTCTTAGATTTTGATCAAGAACCGGGAATTATGGCTGGTTAATTGTCTCAAAAAAAGGACCCCCGCTGCCGGAGGTACAACTGCCGTTCTTGCAAAACGGATCACACCCTATGGATCAGTATTCCGCTAATCAAAAATTGGCATGCTGAAAGGGATCTGTAACGCATATTACTGATAAAACAATATATGCTATATAAAATAAAGCAGTAGTACTGCTTTCGCAGGAAACCGGCAGATGCTTTATTAGAATTTGATTGGGAGGAATCCATCATGGCGCTGAAAATTCGGGTGTATTCCGACTACGTTTGACCATATTGCTTTTTGGCGGAGGGTCCGCTGGAAGCAGCTGTAAAAGGCAAAGATGTCGAAATCGAATGGATGCCGTTTGAGCTCCGGCCCTATCCGAATCCGACTCTGGAACCGGAAGGAGAGTATTTGCAAACGGCCTGGGCCAATTCGGTCTATCCGATGGCGGAACGCATGGGAGTAAAAATGGTGCTGCCGAAAGTTTCTCCGCAGCCTCATACCCATCTAGCTTTTGAAGGATACCAGTATGCCAAGGAACATGGGAAGGGAAACGACTATAATCACCGCATGTTTACCGCGTTCTTTCAGGAAGAGCAGGATATTGGGGACATAAATGTGTTAACGAAACTTGCGGGAGAAATCGGCCTTAATCAAGCAGATTTCAAAGCGGCGATTCAGACCGGGAAATATAAGGAAGCCCATCAAAAAGCGCTGCACCATGCCTACCATGAAGCCAACATCACGGCGGTACCGACTTTTGTGATAGGAGAGCGGGTTTTACGAGGCTTGTACAGTCAGGATACTTTGCAAAAGGTAATTGACGAAGAACTTCA from Effusibacillus lacus harbors:
- a CDS encoding RNA polymerase sigma factor, producing the protein MITTKKNLSEQFLQVYDLHVDQIWRYIKAKVAHPQDAEDLTSEVFLRAYKAWDRFNPDKASVRTWLFTITHRVVIDWLRKKGDVTVDIQEVQVTDSSETPEEEAVKRDLINCLSRNLRRLGHREVEALSLRFGSDLTSREIGTLLGLNEGTTKMMIHRTIKKLREWCL
- a CDS encoding DsbA family oxidoreductase is translated as MALKIRVYSDYVUPYCFLAEGPLEAAVKGKDVEIEWMPFELRPYPNPTLEPEGEYLQTAWANSVYPMAERMGVKMVLPKVSPQPHTHLAFEGYQYAKEHGKGNDYNHRMFTAFFQEEQDIGDINVLTKLAGEIGLNQADFKAAIQTGKYKEAHQKALHHAYHEANITAVPTFVIGERVLRGLYSQDTLQKVIDEELQKQQSQAPEGLTCGIDGCC
- a CDS encoding glycine/sarcosine/betaine reductase selenoprotein B family protein translates to MKWSTKIKSKIAVAYSSNFIESYKKFTLKHVRKNENVPEALLQKPLDQCKVALITTAGVHLKSDPPFNVDNPAGDHTIRIISSDAKAEDLEITHIYYDTKFAKADPSVVFPLQQIRELAENGVIGAVSNVNIGLNGGILDTTLVETESIPKAVFDLTNEQVDIALLVPG
- a CDS encoding FMN-dependent NADH-azoreductase, giving the protein MAKVLYITANPKTADQSFSLSVANEFLSTYRQQNPNDEIIELDLYKIDIPYIDTDVFSGWGKLQQGTAFDQLTADEKAKVGRINELTDQFVAADKYIFVTPMWNFSFPPKMKAYIDTICIAGKTFKYTEQGSVGLLTDKAAVHIQARGGVYSEGPAKDFEFGDRYLRAVLTFLGVPSIDSVIVEGMAQMPNEAENIKAKAIERARETAKKFAAAKVTV